Proteins encoded together in one Fibrobacter succinogenes window:
- the hemC gene encoding hydroxymethylbilane synthase gives MKLRVATRKSALALAQTTMAAEVIGVPYELVSMTTEGDRRLDKSLSSFGGKGVFIKELEIALLENRADIAIHSLKDMPAEVLPQFKLAAVLKREDPRDAFLARGGAAGVRFMDLPAGARVGTGSIRRIVQLKALRPDLEYVPIRGNIQTRIGKLAELDGVVLAAAGLKRMGLADQVTEYFSTDQVLPASGQGILAIETLSEKVAEPGRSDLAQILARANDVATYCIASAEMSYLKALNAGCQFPVASFAEIVCNEDGFHLDSETAPTLKIRGIYWDEKSEKLLRAEVVGNLDLNTVDFVLQSKKLGIALAQKIQEQL, from the coding sequence ATGAAACTTCGTGTAGCAACTCGCAAAAGTGCTTTGGCCTTGGCTCAGACAACGATGGCTGCCGAGGTTATCGGCGTGCCTTACGAGCTTGTCTCCATGACAACTGAAGGTGATCGCCGTTTGGACAAGTCGCTTTCGAGTTTTGGCGGCAAGGGCGTGTTCATCAAGGAACTTGAAATTGCGCTCCTCGAAAATCGCGCTGACATTGCTATTCACAGTCTTAAGGACATGCCGGCCGAAGTGCTGCCGCAGTTCAAGCTTGCCGCAGTCTTGAAGCGTGAAGACCCGCGTGATGCATTCCTTGCGCGCGGTGGTGCTGCAGGCGTTCGCTTTATGGATTTGCCGGCTGGTGCTCGCGTCGGAACAGGTAGCATTCGTCGTATCGTCCAATTGAAAGCGCTCCGCCCGGATTTGGAATATGTGCCGATTCGCGGAAACATCCAGACACGCATTGGTAAACTTGCGGAACTTGATGGAGTTGTGCTAGCGGCGGCCGGCCTCAAACGCATGGGCCTTGCAGACCAAGTGACGGAATACTTTAGCACGGACCAGGTGCTCCCCGCCAGCGGTCAGGGAATTTTAGCGATTGAAACTTTATCGGAAAAGGTCGCAGAGCCTGGTCGAAGCGACCTCGCACAAATTCTCGCTCGTGCGAACGATGTCGCGACTTATTGCATTGCTTCCGCGGAAATGTCTTACTTGAAGGCGCTCAATGCGGGCTGTCAATTCCCGGTGGCAAGTTTTGCAGAAATTGTTTGCAATGAGGACGGATTCCATCTCGATTCTGAAACTGCTCCGACTTTAAAAATTCGTGGCATTTACTGGGACGAAAAATCTGAAAAGTTGCTCCGTGCAGAAGTAGTCGGA
- the hemA gene encoding glutamyl-tRNA reductase, which produces MRKIYMAGMSHKVAEIAIREKFYIPMDVKTEALSHSPFDELLILATCNRTEVYVASDRDLDTAELVRYVCGLAHQSYDDFAKFFYTKAGEDVVHHVMNVCAGLDSVAMGEDQILHQIDRAYETAHQLKATGNSLNKLFQSAIHTTKRIKTETNLSKLSCNIPFLAMKQVQKTFDDLENRTVYIVGLGEMGSLMLKYVQENTTKIFASSRTFTNAEKFGDVLTPVRFEDRYSVVGKSDVLILCSASQEPIITKEKFEKAIQVAESTEVAQKTAASKRLVVDLANPRNAESSIGDLPGVQYVCVDDLKQIVSENRRLRMIELEAAQKILQQGIEDFMQWYRMDDIAKDIHVFAEKMVATANEESEKLLRSLPDVSDADKKRIQMMYERFAKKMANDYLYKIKDSNSVEDVLTYLKCLRKCN; this is translated from the coding sequence ATGCGCAAGATTTATATGGCAGGAATGAGCCACAAGGTGGCAGAAATCGCAATTCGCGAAAAGTTTTATATTCCGATGGACGTTAAGACGGAGGCATTGAGTCATTCTCCGTTTGACGAGCTTTTGATTCTTGCTACTTGTAACCGCACTGAAGTTTATGTCGCAAGCGATCGCGATTTGGATACTGCCGAATTGGTTCGTTATGTTTGCGGACTTGCGCACCAGAGCTATGATGATTTTGCAAAGTTCTTCTACACGAAGGCTGGCGAGGATGTTGTGCATCATGTGATGAACGTGTGTGCGGGGCTTGATTCCGTGGCAATGGGTGAAGATCAGATTTTGCACCAAATCGACCGTGCTTACGAAACAGCGCACCAGCTCAAGGCGACGGGCAACAGTTTGAATAAACTTTTCCAGAGCGCCATCCACACGACAAAGCGCATCAAGACCGAAACGAACTTGAGCAAGCTCAGCTGCAACATCCCGTTTTTGGCGATGAAGCAGGTGCAAAAGACTTTTGACGATTTGGAAAATCGCACTGTTTATATTGTGGGGCTTGGCGAAATGGGTTCGCTCATGCTAAAGTACGTACAAGAGAATACGACGAAGATTTTTGCGAGCAGCAGAACATTTACCAATGCGGAAAAGTTCGGTGATGTTTTGACGCCTGTTCGATTCGAAGACCGCTATAGTGTTGTGGGCAAGAGCGATGTGCTAATCCTTTGCAGCGCAAGCCAGGAACCGATTATCACGAAGGAAAAATTTGAAAAGGCGATTCAGGTCGCGGAATCTACCGAAGTAGCCCAAAAGACTGCCGCTTCAAAACGCCTTGTCGTTGACCTCGCGAATCCGCGCAATGCGGAATCTTCAATTGGCGATTTGCCCGGTGTGCAATATGTTTGCGTTGATGATTTGAAACAAATTGTGTCTGAAAACCGTCGTTTGCGAATGATTGAGCTTGAAGCTGCGCAAAAGATTTTGCAACAAGGTATCGAAGATTTTATGCAGTGGTATCGCATGGACGATATTGCAAAGGATATCCATGTCTTTGCCGAAAAAATGGTGGCGACTGCGAATGAAGAATCTGAAAAGTTGTTGCGCTCGCTCCCAGATGTGTCTGATGCGGACAAAAAGCGCATCCAGATGATGTATGAACGCTTTGCCAAAAAAATGGCTAATGATTATTTGTACAAGATAAAAGATTCGAATTCAGTCGAAGACGTGTTGACGTATTTGAAATGTCTTCGTAAATGTAATTAG
- a CDS encoding Lrp/AsnC family transcriptional regulator: MNSFEQQILDVIQDAFPLAERPYAVLAEKIGSDETTVFDAVEKMRASGVIRRIGGVYDSKKLGFISRLCAGKVLTSSLDFSAEPHAQTAMENFATVVMSEPSITHNYIRSHEYNVWFTVIAENESAIQAVVDRVCAKTDLHDVHVMSATRKFKINTVMKGASVPVDSRQLAVGRNSDERGTERHSDNLVILEAKRRGTIISRVDAWLEESSEFRKTAVDLSESDKIRIRTACEDIPHSLTPFKDWGVSCEELREDIDAKRMRRFGAILRHQDAGFAFNAMVCFRIVDSRKSEVGRGSNVILSGEATKDPVKSCDLIAQAGSLLASNPHISHCYERPSFEGFPYNVYAMMHANSAELLDQIIADCVNALSALQQSSVEFVVLNSVRELKKTSFKFFA, from the coding sequence ATGAACTCTTTTGAACAGCAGATTCTCGATGTGATTCAGGATGCGTTCCCGTTGGCGGAACGTCCGTACGCTGTCCTTGCGGAAAAAATCGGCTCAGATGAAACCACGGTTTTCGATGCCGTTGAGAAAATGCGCGCCTCTGGCGTGATTCGCCGTATTGGTGGCGTTTACGATTCCAAAAAGCTGGGCTTTATTTCGAGACTTTGCGCGGGGAAGGTTCTGACGTCATCGCTTGATTTTTCTGCAGAACCGCATGCGCAGACGGCGATGGAAAATTTTGCCACCGTCGTGATGAGCGAACCCTCGATTACGCATAATTACATCCGCAGTCACGAATACAATGTTTGGTTTACGGTCATTGCCGAAAATGAATCCGCAATCCAGGCTGTTGTGGACCGCGTTTGCGCGAAGACGGATTTGCACGATGTGCATGTGATGTCGGCAACGCGAAAGTTTAAAATCAATACGGTGATGAAAGGCGCTAGCGTGCCAGTAGACAGTAGACAGTTGGCAGTAGGCAGGAATAGCGACGAGAGAGGGACGGAACGTCATTCTGACAACCTTGTCATCCTCGAAGCGAAGCGTAGGGGAACCATTATTTCTCGTGTTGACGCTTGGTTGGAAGAATCCAGTGAATTCAGGAAGACTGCGGTCGATCTCTCCGAATCTGACAAAATCCGTATTCGCACGGCTTGTGAAGATATTCCGCATTCGCTCACTCCGTTCAAGGATTGGGGCGTTTCGTGCGAAGAACTCCGCGAAGATATTGACGCCAAACGTATGCGTCGTTTTGGAGCTATTCTGCGGCATCAAGATGCTGGTTTTGCTTTTAACGCAATGGTTTGCTTTAGAATAGTAGACAGTAGGAAGTCGGAAGTAGGAAGGGGTAGTAACGTCATCCTGAGTGGCGAAGCTACGAAGGATCCTGTAAAGTCTTGTGATTTGATTGCGCAAGCGGGCTCGCTTCTTGCTTCGAATCCGCATATTTCTCATTGCTATGAGCGTCCGTCTTTTGAAGGATTTCCGTACAACGTATATGCGATGATGCACGCCAATTCTGCGGAACTTTTGGATCAAATCATTGCCGATTGCGTGAATGCCTTGAGCGCGCTACAACAATCTTCTGTTGAATTTGTCGTGCTGAATTCCGTTCGCGAACTCAAGAAGACGAGCTTCAAGTTTTTTGCTTGA
- the nirJ1 gene encoding putative heme d1 biosynthesis radical SAM protein NirJ1, whose protein sequence is MISITKLLMDSPNFGDSLRYEPRAHESKNGVGPGRGPVVVWNCTKTCNLKCVHCYARSEAIKYQNELSHEEGIKLIDQLAEFKVPVLLFSGGEPLLRPDFFELANYAASKGIRPTISTNGTCITPDVAQKLKAMGVGYVGISLDGCEETHDKFRGKPGAYQLALRGIRNCVATGQKVGLRFTITRYNVQDLNAIFDLLEAENIDRVCFYHLVYSGRGSAMVENDLNHEESRKTMDLIIDRTLDFKKRGVNKEILTVDNHADAVYLYQRMKREDPERAKIVLDLIQRNGGNRSGMAFGNIDSVGNVHPDQFTQYITLGNVRERNFGDIWTDESNSIMAGLKNRKPILKGRCPNCKFLNLCNGNFRTRAEAVTGDFWAEDPACYLTDEEVGI, encoded by the coding sequence ATGATCAGTATTACTAAGCTTTTGATGGATTCCCCGAACTTTGGGGATTCTCTTCGTTACGAACCGCGTGCTCACGAATCTAAGAACGGTGTGGGTCCGGGCCGTGGTCCGGTGGTGGTGTGGAATTGCACCAAGACTTGCAATTTGAAGTGCGTGCATTGCTATGCTCGTTCCGAGGCTATCAAGTACCAGAACGAACTTTCGCACGAAGAGGGAATCAAGCTTATTGATCAGCTGGCGGAATTTAAAGTGCCGGTGCTGTTGTTCAGCGGTGGCGAACCGCTTTTGCGCCCGGATTTTTTTGAACTCGCGAACTACGCGGCAAGCAAGGGCATCCGTCCGACGATTTCGACGAACGGCACTTGCATTACACCGGATGTGGCCCAGAAGCTCAAGGCGATGGGCGTGGGCTATGTGGGCATCAGCTTGGATGGTTGCGAAGAAACTCACGACAAGTTCCGCGGTAAGCCGGGTGCGTACCAGTTGGCTTTGCGTGGTATCCGCAATTGTGTGGCGACGGGCCAGAAGGTTGGGCTGCGTTTTACGATTACGCGTTACAACGTGCAGGACCTGAATGCGATTTTTGATTTGCTCGAAGCGGAAAACATTGATAGAGTTTGTTTCTATCACCTTGTCTATAGCGGTCGCGGAAGTGCGATGGTCGAGAACGACTTGAATCACGAAGAAAGCCGCAAGACGATGGACTTGATTATCGATCGCACTTTGGATTTTAAGAAGCGCGGCGTGAACAAAGAAATTTTGACAGTCGACAACCATGCAGATGCCGTTTATCTGTACCAGCGTATGAAACGTGAAGATCCGGAACGCGCGAAGATTGTTCTGGATTTGATCCAACGCAATGGCGGAAACCGCAGCGGTATGGCTTTTGGCAATATCGATAGCGTCGGTAACGTGCATCCGGACCAGTTTACGCAATATATCACGCTCGGAAATGTTCGCGAACGCAACTTTGGCGACATTTGGACGGACGAATCGAACTCGATTATGGCGGGTCTCAAGAACCGTAAGCCGATACTCAAGGGACGTTGCCCGAATTGCAAGTTCCTGAATTTGTGCAACGGCAATTTCCGCACGCGTGCCGAAGCGGTGACTGGCGACTTCTGGGCCGAAGATCCGGCTTGCTATTTGACGGATGAAGAAGTGGGAATTTAG
- the tgt gene encoding tRNA guanosine(34) transglycosylase Tgt encodes MNENPFELLKKSAKSKARLGVIHTAHGDVTTPVFMPVGTAATVKGLTSRDIRELDAEIILANTYHLYLRPGTKLIAEAGGVQKFMSWNKPMLTDSGGFQVWSLKQFRKITEEGVQFKSLLDGSRHLFTPASVMNAQREIGADIIMAFDECTPYPSTVEEAEKSLALTLKWTREAKEWLEANPPIHGYPQFFFGIVQGGMHKELRQKSIEALKKIAPDGYAMGGLSVGEPVETMYEIADFCTNLLPEDRARYVMGVGTPWNLLELVKRGVDMCDCILPAKNAQDGLVYTSRGVLRYKGAKFAHQHDLPLDPNCDCYCCRNYSRAYLRHLFKEKEPLGWTLAAIHNLHFYIHLMKSVKAHIADDTFEEWADEQIKILQQSAE; translated from the coding sequence GTGAACGAAAACCCTTTTGAACTTTTAAAGAAATCTGCAAAATCCAAGGCCCGCCTTGGTGTTATCCATACGGCGCACGGAGACGTGACAACGCCCGTGTTTATGCCTGTAGGTACCGCGGCGACGGTCAAGGGGCTTACGAGCCGCGACATCCGCGAACTTGATGCAGAAATTATTCTTGCGAATACGTACCATCTGTACTTGCGACCGGGCACAAAGCTTATTGCCGAAGCTGGTGGCGTGCAGAAGTTCATGAGTTGGAACAAGCCGATGCTCACGGATAGCGGTGGATTCCAGGTGTGGAGCTTAAAGCAGTTCCGAAAGATTACCGAAGAAGGCGTCCAGTTCAAGAGTTTGCTGGATGGCTCTCGTCATTTGTTCACACCCGCAAGCGTGATGAATGCGCAGCGCGAAATTGGTGCGGATATCATCATGGCGTTCGATGAATGCACGCCTTACCCGAGTACGGTCGAGGAGGCGGAAAAGTCGCTTGCGCTCACGCTCAAGTGGACGCGCGAGGCGAAGGAATGGTTGGAGGCGAATCCACCGATTCATGGCTATCCGCAGTTTTTCTTTGGAATTGTGCAAGGCGGCATGCATAAGGAACTGCGACAGAAGTCCATCGAAGCGCTCAAGAAAATTGCACCGGATGGTTATGCAATGGGCGGGCTTTCGGTGGGCGAGCCTGTCGAGACAATGTACGAAATCGCTGACTTTTGTACAAACTTATTGCCCGAGGACCGCGCCCGTTACGTGATGGGTGTGGGAACGCCGTGGAATTTGCTAGAGCTTGTGAAACGTGGCGTGGATATGTGCGATTGTATTCTGCCTGCGAAAAACGCACAGGATGGATTAGTTTATACAAGCCGTGGTGTGCTCCGCTACAAAGGTGCTAAATTTGCGCACCAGCACGATTTGCCGCTTGACCCGAATTGCGATTGCTATTGCTGCCGTAACTATAGCCGCGCTTACCTCCGCCATCTTTTCAAGGAAAAGGAACCGCTTGGCTGGACGCTTGCGGCGATTCACAATTTGCATTTCTACATCCACTTGATGAAGTCCGTGAAAGCGCATATCGCAGACGACACTTTTGAAGAATGGGCGGACGAGCAGATTAAGATTTTGCAACAGAGCGCAGAATAA
- a CDS encoding FISUMP domain-containing protein, with translation MKDKIGICGFALLVVGILACSDSTPSGAEFRANFFVDSRDQQTYKTVDIGGRVWMAENLNYQEKLDNVADSVRGWSGCFNNSDDYCEKQGRLYQWNVAMNACPDDWELPSKADFDSLFASVGGLKNAADSLKSRGFISEIQGGYYYMEYFSFFENYAYFWTRDEVRGRNAYSVMFENGRSSASFDETYENFALSVRCIQKKF, from the coding sequence ATGAAAGATAAAATAGGAATTTGTGGCTTCGCTTTGCTTGTTGTTGGCATTTTGGCCTGCTCTGATTCGACTCCGTCCGGTGCGGAATTTCGAGCAAATTTCTTTGTCGATTCACGTGACCAGCAAACGTATAAAACTGTAGATATCGGTGGGCGAGTATGGATGGCCGAAAATCTCAATTATCAAGAAAAATTGGATAACGTTGCAGATTCTGTTCGCGGATGGTCTGGGTGTTTTAATAATAGTGATGATTACTGTGAAAAACAGGGGCGGCTATACCAATGGAATGTGGCGATGAACGCTTGCCCAGATGACTGGGAACTTCCGTCCAAAGCTGATTTCGATAGCTTGTTTGCATCGGTGGGTGGTCTTAAAAACGCTGCGGATTCTCTAAAATCGCGTGGTTTTATCTCCGAAATTCAGGGCGGATATTACTACATGGAATATTTTAGCTTTTTTGAAAATTACGCTTATTTTTGGACCCGAGACGAGGTTCGGGGGCGCAATGCTTACAGTGTGATGTTCGAAAATGGGCGTTCTAGCGCATCTTTTGATGAAACATACGAGAATTTTGCGTTATCTGTGAGGTGCATCCAAAAAAAATTTTAA
- a CDS encoding peptidase-C39 like family protein translates to MDLKILPQPDDVTCGPTSLHAVYSYLGYNISLKKLISEIEFLEEGGTLGVFLGIDALKRGFKATIYSYNLKIFDPTWSKLKMPELREKLVALHKAKHAPKLKKAIDAYIRFIDLGGTVATADLRASMFEGYFKRGIPVLCGLSATYLYRSPREYTNDKDQSVFDDIHGEPMGHFVVLYGLDEKKQFMVADPDCTNPMANGPYYKVDKFRLIHSILLGVMTYDGNILVVEKK, encoded by the coding sequence ATGGACTTGAAAATACTCCCTCAGCCAGACGATGTTACGTGCGGACCGACTAGCCTACACGCAGTTTACTCTTATCTTGGCTATAACATCTCCCTTAAAAAGCTCATTTCCGAAATTGAATTTCTGGAAGAAGGTGGAACGTTAGGCGTTTTCCTTGGTATTGATGCTCTCAAACGCGGTTTCAAGGCTACAATTTATTCATACAATCTAAAGATTTTCGACCCGACCTGGAGCAAGCTCAAAATGCCTGAGCTACGAGAAAAGCTTGTAGCCTTGCACAAGGCAAAACACGCTCCAAAACTTAAAAAGGCCATTGACGCCTATATTAGATTTATTGACTTGGGTGGAACCGTTGCTACGGCAGACCTTCGCGCAAGCATGTTCGAAGGTTACTTCAAGCGCGGCATTCCCGTACTTTGCGGACTCAGCGCCACTTACCTTTACCGCTCCCCCCGCGAATACACAAACGATAAGGACCAATCGGTTTTTGATGACATTCACGGCGAGCCCATGGGCCACTTTGTAGTGCTTTATGGACTTGACGAGAAAAAACAGTTCATGGTCGCAGACCCAGATTGTACCAACCCGATGGCAAACGGCCCTTATTACAAAGTAGACAAATTCCGTCTGATCCACAGCATTTTGCTGGGTGTCATGACGTACGATGGAAACATTCTTGTTGTGGAGAAAAAATGA
- a CDS encoding N-formylglutamate amidohydrolase, with protein sequence MKNAPALMITCEHASNALPDFVLRAFRERDGIPDEVLASHRGYDIGAYKIFSILVKRLKPDFHSASKFSRLVVDMNRSSTSKSFYSEYTANLPNSVKARMLSLWEKYREKIESFVAGKIPEKQRKTGKDAPPKVIHLGIHSFTPVLNDVERDADVGILYDPSRPAEARIAENLIKSIRERAPWLKIRKNYPYLGKSDGLTTTLRQKFGPAYAGLEIEINQKLLSK encoded by the coding sequence ATGAAGAACGCTCCGGCTCTGATGATTACCTGCGAACACGCGAGCAACGCTCTGCCGGATTTCGTATTGCGCGCATTCCGCGAGAGGGATGGAATTCCTGACGAAGTCCTCGCCTCCCACCGCGGTTATGACATCGGTGCGTACAAAATATTTTCGATTCTTGTGAAGCGCCTAAAGCCGGACTTTCACAGCGCAAGCAAGTTTTCGCGTCTTGTCGTAGACATGAATCGCAGTTCGACCAGCAAGTCGTTCTATTCGGAATATACAGCGAACTTGCCAAACTCAGTTAAAGCGCGCATGCTTAGCCTTTGGGAAAAATACCGTGAGAAAATCGAAAGCTTTGTCGCGGGTAAAATTCCCGAAAAGCAACGCAAAACAGGCAAAGATGCCCCGCCAAAAGTCATTCACTTGGGCATTCACAGTTTTACTCCTGTCCTAAACGATGTCGAACGCGACGCCGACGTAGGGATTCTTTACGACCCCAGCCGCCCCGCCGAAGCAAGAATTGCAGAGAATCTCATCAAGAGCATCCGTGAACGCGCCCCGTGGCTTAAAATCCGCAAGAATTACCCGTACCTCGGCAAATCCGACGGACTCACCACCACACTCCGACAAAAATTCGGACCCGCCTACGCCGGACTCGAAATAGAGATTAACCAAAAGCTGCTGAGCAAGTAA